AAGAAAGTTATTGTTGTCGACCGCACTGAACTCAACAGGGATCTCGGGGATCGTAATGATTTCTTGAGCATTCAGCGTCGAACTGACAGCGATCAGGATTCCCCACGTCAAACGCTGAATATTTTGATTCATGACCTGCCTTAAATCGAACCTCAAGAAATTTCGTCCATTCATTCTAAGACTCGCCGTCGCAGTGTCTACGACTCTAAGCAGCTTTCGACCGATCACCTCAATTTGGCTCGTTTTGAACTGACTCTCAGATGGTGTTTCCAAAGACTTGGGATGATGCATGCTGCTCACGCCAGAACTCGGAAAAATGGACTGATCGTCAGAGCAGCCAGAGTCGGAAAGATCGCCACGAGGCGGACTGTCGCGCCAATTGTTGAATCGTTGGCGAGTCGAAGGAAGTGTGGCTCAAGTTTCCGGTCTCAGTCGATGCAATCGACGCCGACGACCGAAGAAGAGAGTGTTGTTCGAAACTTCCGAACGTGTCGTCCGCGAAGCCATTCTGAAACTTATCCAAAGATATGCGAAGCGATGCCAAACTTGGCTTGGCGTTAGGAATCCTCGTTGTGGGATTTGCGATCGCATTCTGCTTTCCACGCGTCATCGTGAAGCCTTCTTCAGAAACGTCTTCCGTCGAAGAAATCCCGGACGACTCAGAAATCGAGTTTCTTCCGATTCGGCACTATCAGCGTGACGAAAGAACGTTGATTGCGGATGGAGCCTCGACAGTTCATGACGATGTCAGCAATCGTGAGCAGGCTCGACCAGAATCGACGGTGACATCCAGTCGTGACGAGCGCTCAACAGTCCAACCGGAATCTCTCATCCCTGCGGATGCGGACCAACCGTATCATTTAAATCGGGAAGCCGATGTCGCTGGGCGAAAAGAGACTTCTGTCCAATCACAATCGGGTGCAGTTTCAGAGAACGAAAGGTATCTCGATGCGTCGACGGGGAGTGCTCTTAATGCAACTCGCTCGGGTCTAGTGCCAGAGTCGTCAGTGGCATCGAGTGTTTCCGAATCGGAGTTGGAGCAGTCTTACGTTGTGCGGCCAGGGGATACGTTGTCAGGAATTGCCCATCGTACGCTGGGGCAGGCAAGTCTTTTTCAGAAGATCTTCGAGTCCAACCGGGATGTGCTCGACAGCCCCGACGATTTGAGGCCCGGGTTAACGCTTCGAATCCCGCCGTCTGGTGATCGGAGTTTAGAATCGAAGATCACGACAGTCGAATCGGCTCCATCAAACGGGGCGGACGAATCGCAAGCTGCTGGTGATTCGCTGCAGATTTCCGCCTCGGAAAAAACACCGGTCCTCCCGCTTAATTTCATTCCCCCACCGAAAGGGCGTCGGCACGTCGTGCAAGTGGGTGAAACTCTCGAATCGATCGCGATTCGCTATTACGGATCGCCAAAAGGTGTGTCTCGGATTCGGTCAGAGAATCCGACTCTGACAGGAGGGGATCATCGTCTCCAGCCAGGGACAACCTTGAGAATTGGCGGCACACCCTAAGCTAGATCGGTGTCCTGTTGTCGCCTCGTGTCTGCTGGTGCCCGTTTTTTGCTCTCGGCGATGCTCAAACAAGAATGCATGCTGGTTCAAAAGAAAGAGCCGAAAGGCTACCTCCCCAGCACCTGAAGCCAAAAGTTAAGGCTGCTCGGTTTCCCGCCTGACCTGGTTCCTAAGGACCCCACCGCGAGGGAGATAGCCTTTCGGCACCTCGAGGAAGCAGATTACAGAATCTGTGAAGGCAATGCAAACCCATGAGGTAAAGGGAGATCCGCTCGAAAAGGGCCATTCTCGAGTATTTTCGTCAAGCCCTGTTTTCATGAATTCTTCGAAATTACCAAACGCAAAATAAAGGTATCAAATATTGTTGATGAGACATTCTCGTTTTTGGTAAAATCCTCTCGCCAAACTGGATGGTGATCCTTTCTCGCGGAATCCCCTGAGAACTCTTTGACGGGGATGACACACCTCACTCCTTTTTCATTGAGGACGCAAAGTATGGTGACAAGTAACACGAC
The Thalassoglobus sp. JC818 DNA segment above includes these coding regions:
- a CDS encoding LysM peptidoglycan-binding domain-containing protein — translated: MGFAIAFCFPRVIVKPSSETSSVEEIPDDSEIEFLPIRHYQRDERTLIADGASTVHDDVSNREQARPESTVTSSRDERSTVQPESLIPADADQPYHLNREADVAGRKETSVQSQSGAVSENERYLDASTGSALNATRSGLVPESSVASSVSESELEQSYVVRPGDTLSGIAHRTLGQASLFQKIFESNRDVLDSPDDLRPGLTLRIPPSGDRSLESKITTVESAPSNGADESQAAGDSLQISASEKTPVLPLNFIPPPKGRRHVVQVGETLESIAIRYYGSPKGVSRIRSENPTLTGGDHRLQPGTTLRIGGTP